The following are encoded in a window of Candidatus Palauibacter scopulicola genomic DNA:
- a CDS encoding cobalamin-binding protein, whose amino-acid sequence MRIVSLLASGTEIVDALGLGESLVGISHECDHPPHLLDRPRVSRPRFDPEGLTSGEIDAAVRQAMVEHGSVYEIDGAVLEGLDPDVILTQAVCDVCAVPTDEVQEALGGRGIEAEVVSLDAHTIEDILASITQVARAAGDPDVARDAGGSLRRRLDAVQAAVVDADPPRVLGIEWFDPPFAPGHWVPEMVELAGGRNLAGEAGQPSREVSWGEIGDLDPDAVLLMPCGYGLEAARADADAHAKQLARVAPRAVGEGRAWVVDASSYFNRSGPRFVTGVEILGGLLHPDRLPAPDPAVAAAWSPPA is encoded by the coding sequence ATGCGCATCGTCTCGCTCCTCGCGTCCGGCACCGAGATCGTCGACGCACTCGGCCTCGGCGAGAGCCTCGTCGGCATCTCGCACGAGTGCGACCACCCGCCGCACCTGCTCGACCGTCCCCGCGTCAGCCGCCCCCGCTTCGACCCGGAGGGCCTCACGAGCGGGGAGATCGACGCCGCCGTGCGACAGGCCATGGTCGAACACGGCAGCGTGTACGAGATCGACGGGGCCGTCCTCGAAGGGCTCGATCCAGACGTCATCCTCACTCAAGCCGTGTGCGACGTGTGCGCCGTGCCGACCGACGAGGTGCAGGAGGCGCTCGGGGGGCGCGGGATCGAGGCCGAGGTCGTCTCGCTCGACGCCCATACGATCGAGGACATCCTCGCCTCGATCACGCAGGTGGCGCGCGCCGCGGGCGATCCGGACGTCGCCCGGGACGCGGGGGGATCGCTCCGGAGGCGGCTCGACGCGGTGCAGGCGGCCGTGGTGGACGCCGACCCGCCGAGGGTGCTCGGGATCGAGTGGTTCGATCCGCCGTTCGCGCCCGGCCACTGGGTGCCCGAGATGGTCGAACTCGCAGGCGGCCGGAACCTGGCGGGCGAAGCGGGGCAGCCTTCCCGCGAGGTGTCGTGGGGGGAGATCGGAGACCTCGATCCCGACGCGGTTCTCCTCATGCCCTGCGGTTACGGCCTGGAGGCAGCGCGGGCTGATGCCGACGCCCATGCGAAGCAACTGGCACGCGTCGCTCCGCGCGCGGTCGGCGAGGGCCGCGCCTGGGTCGTTGACGCCTCCTCCTACTTCAACCGCTCCGGCCCCCGCTTCGTCACCGGCGTCGAGATCCTCGGCGGCCTGCTCCACCCCGACCGCCTCCCCGCCCCCGATCCGGCGGTCGCCGCCGCGTGGAGTCCTCCCGCCTGA
- a CDS encoding alanine--glyoxylate aminotransferase family protein, which produces MNPPISFGRFFLPGPTEVPPDLFDAMRRPVVGHRSAEVSGLVEAMQPSASRLFRTSRPVYLSTSSATGMMEAAITNLTRRRVLCLTNGSFSKRFHAIAEATGRPADALEAEWGEPNLPERLHDALGAAPGRYDLVTVVHSESSTGVLNPLQELAAVVHEFDDVLIAVDTVSSLAGAPVETDEWGLDFVLTGSQKAVALPPGLALAVASKRALARAREVEHRGFYFDILKFEKNLERWQTPNTPAVSLFFALDRQLNRMMEEGLEARWERHAAMARRTYEWVDRTAARTGRPWRVLAPEGYRSPCVTVIMLPDGLTGPEVVSRTLAHGYTVAAGYGPLKQPSFRIGHMGEHTLDELEALLAVLDEVL; this is translated from the coding sequence ATGAACCCGCCCATCTCGTTCGGCCGCTTCTTTCTGCCCGGCCCGACCGAAGTCCCCCCGGATCTGTTCGACGCCATGCGGCGACCCGTCGTCGGGCACCGGAGCGCCGAGGTCTCGGGCCTGGTCGAAGCCATGCAGCCGTCCGCGTCGCGGCTCTTCCGGACGTCGCGCCCGGTGTATCTGTCGACCTCGTCCGCCACCGGCATGATGGAGGCGGCGATCACGAACCTCACGCGCCGCCGCGTCCTCTGTCTCACGAACGGGTCGTTCAGCAAGCGGTTCCACGCGATCGCCGAAGCGACGGGGCGCCCCGCGGACGCGCTCGAGGCGGAGTGGGGCGAGCCGAACCTGCCGGAGCGGCTGCACGACGCGCTCGGCGCGGCGCCTGGCCGGTACGACCTCGTGACGGTCGTCCACTCGGAGAGTTCGACCGGCGTCCTCAATCCCCTGCAGGAACTCGCCGCCGTCGTCCACGAGTTCGACGACGTGCTGATCGCCGTCGATACGGTCTCATCCCTGGCCGGGGCGCCGGTGGAAACCGACGAGTGGGGACTGGACTTCGTTCTCACGGGGTCGCAGAAGGCAGTGGCGCTGCCCCCGGGCCTCGCGCTGGCCGTCGCGTCCAAGAGGGCGCTTGCCCGCGCGAGGGAGGTCGAACACCGGGGCTTCTACTTCGACATCCTCAAGTTCGAGAAGAACCTCGAGCGCTGGCAGACACCGAACACGCCCGCGGTCTCCCTCTTCTTCGCCCTCGATCGGCAGTTGAACCGGATGATGGAGGAAGGGCTGGAGGCGCGCTGGGAGCGTCACGCCGCGATGGCCCGCCGGACGTACGAATGGGTGGACCGGACGGCCGCGCGCACGGGCCGGCCGTGGCGCGTGCTCGCGCCGGAAGGCTACCGTTCGCCCTGCGTAACGGTCATCATGCTTCCGGACGGTCTGACGGGTCCCGAGGTCGTCTCCCGTACGCTGGCGCACGGGTACACGGTGGCGGCGGGCTACGGGCCCCTGAAACAGCCGTCGTTCCGGATCGGACACATGGGCGAACACACGCTCGACGAGCTGGAGGCGCTCCTGGCCGTCCTCGACGAAGTTCTGTGA
- a CDS encoding sodium:alanine symporter family protein → MTAISAADAGFFHGMLEAIQAWVWGVPLIILLLTTGLVYTLLLRGLQFRRLGHALWLALVKRREPGGEGDISHFQALMTALAATVGTGNIVGVATAIGAGGPGALFWMWVTGLLGMATKYAEAVLGVRFRETDARGEKAGGPMYYLEHGLGRGSIGRGLAIAFALFATLAAFGIGNGVQSQAVADAMNESFHVPHWVMGLVTASAVGLVIVGGIRSIGRVASVIVPAMIVLYMGVAAIVLISNAAQIPAAFRLVFEHAFGGQAVAGGALGYTVLQAMRFGVARGIFSNESGLGTGAIAAAAAQTREPVRQALVSMTQTFIDTIVVCTLTGLAILTSGAWQSGAEGANMTQLAFDTSLLAGAGDMVVALGLATFAFSTMLGWSYYGERSFAYLFGERVIRPYRLVFVLVVGFAAVVELDVVWLISDILNGLMAAPNLVGLLLLSGVVWRETRSYFSR, encoded by the coding sequence GTGACAGCGATTTCCGCAGCTGACGCGGGGTTCTTCCACGGAATGCTGGAGGCGATTCAGGCCTGGGTGTGGGGCGTCCCCCTCATCATCCTCCTCCTCACCACCGGCCTCGTCTACACGCTGCTGCTGCGGGGCCTCCAGTTCCGCCGGCTGGGGCACGCGCTCTGGCTCGCGCTCGTCAAGCGCCGCGAACCGGGGGGCGAGGGCGACATCTCGCACTTCCAGGCGCTCATGACCGCCCTGGCCGCCACGGTCGGCACGGGGAACATCGTGGGCGTCGCGACGGCCATCGGCGCGGGCGGCCCGGGGGCGCTCTTCTGGATGTGGGTCACGGGACTCCTCGGGATGGCGACGAAGTACGCGGAAGCGGTGCTCGGCGTCCGCTTCCGGGAGACGGACGCCCGGGGGGAGAAGGCGGGCGGCCCCATGTACTACCTCGAGCACGGCCTCGGACGGGGCAGCATCGGCCGGGGCCTCGCGATCGCCTTCGCGCTCTTCGCGACCCTCGCGGCCTTCGGCATCGGCAACGGCGTCCAGTCGCAGGCCGTGGCGGACGCGATGAACGAGTCGTTTCACGTGCCGCACTGGGTCATGGGACTCGTCACGGCGTCGGCCGTCGGCCTCGTCATCGTCGGGGGGATCCGGTCCATCGGACGGGTGGCCAGCGTCATCGTGCCCGCGATGATCGTCCTCTACATGGGCGTCGCCGCGATCGTCCTCATATCCAACGCGGCACAGATCCCGGCGGCCTTCCGGCTCGTGTTCGAGCACGCGTTCGGGGGGCAGGCGGTGGCCGGCGGGGCGCTCGGCTACACCGTGCTCCAGGCGATGCGCTTCGGCGTCGCGCGCGGGATCTTCTCGAACGAATCCGGACTGGGCACGGGCGCGATCGCCGCCGCCGCGGCGCAGACGCGCGAGCCGGTGCGGCAGGCCCTCGTCTCCATGACGCAGACGTTCATCGACACCATCGTCGTCTGCACCCTGACGGGCCTCGCGATCCTGACCTCGGGTGCGTGGCAGTCGGGGGCCGAGGGCGCGAACATGACGCAACTCGCCTTCGACACGAGCCTGCTCGCGGGCGCCGGGGACATGGTCGTCGCGCTCGGCCTCGCGACCTTCGCCTTCAGCACGATGCTCGGGTGGTCCTACTACGGAGAGCGAAGCTTCGCCTACCTGTTCGGCGAACGCGTGATCCGTCCCTACCGGCTCGTGTTCGTGCTCGTAGTGGGTTTCGCCGCGGTCGTCGAACTGGATGTCGTGTGGCTCATCTCCGACATCCTCAACGGCCTCATGGCGGCCCCGAACCTGGTGGGACTCCTCCTCCTCTCCGGCGTCGTATGGCGGGAGACGCGGAGCTACTTCAGCCGCTAA
- the serA gene encoding phosphoglycerate dehydrogenase, with protein sequence MSESAGDTQRLLIADPLRPEGLETLRAAPGLAVEDLSEGDRETLLGALPGASGLIVRSRTKVDTELIEAGDSLRVIGRAGVGVDNIDIPAATRRGIAVLNAPAANTQSTAELAFALLLAAARRIPEADASIRAGEWRRKELRGIQLSGKTLGVIGLGRIGAEVVWRARAFGMRVIAHDPFVSAERASDLGVELADLESLLPACHAITVHVPLSAENRGFIGRREIAAMRPGTILINAARGGLVDEAALADALRSGHLGAAGLDVFETEPLPADSPLRDLPQLVLSPHLGASTFEAQRQVSRQIAISVRNALIEDDFSAALNAPFEAEDRDGAGPIMYLGRCLGRLLAGLDDAAPSRIEVRYGGPRDGVLGPLAASVAVGFLERRVDPPLNVVNALSIAGERGLEIVRVRTQAVGDYTNYVELGVRYGRRETEVVGGALMGTRMEPRIVRVGTFRVDTQPRGTCLFIRNRDRPGVIGAVGTVLGEANANIAEYHLARRRGGGRSLGVVRIDGEVPPEVLRGLSELDGIDEVRQIHFD encoded by the coding sequence GTGAGCGAATCGGCCGGGGATACCCAGCGCCTTCTCATCGCGGACCCCCTTCGCCCGGAGGGGCTCGAGACGTTGCGTGCCGCTCCGGGACTCGCCGTCGAAGACCTCAGCGAGGGGGACCGCGAAACGCTGCTGGGCGCGCTGCCGGGCGCGTCGGGACTGATCGTGCGCAGCCGCACGAAGGTGGATACGGAGCTCATTGAGGCGGGCGATTCGCTCCGGGTCATCGGTCGCGCGGGCGTCGGGGTGGACAACATCGACATCCCCGCCGCAACCCGCCGCGGGATCGCGGTGCTGAACGCCCCGGCCGCGAATACCCAGTCGACCGCCGAGTTGGCGTTCGCGCTTCTCCTGGCGGCGGCCCGCCGGATTCCGGAGGCGGACGCGAGCATCCGCGCGGGGGAATGGAGGCGCAAGGAACTGCGCGGCATCCAGCTCAGCGGCAAGACGCTGGGAGTGATCGGGCTCGGTCGGATCGGGGCGGAAGTCGTGTGGCGGGCGCGAGCGTTCGGGATGCGCGTGATCGCCCACGATCCGTTCGTGAGCGCCGAGCGGGCGAGCGACCTGGGGGTCGAACTCGCGGACCTCGAATCGCTGCTGCCCGCGTGCCACGCGATCACCGTCCACGTCCCGCTCTCGGCCGAGAATCGCGGGTTCATCGGTCGCCGGGAGATTGCGGCCATGCGGCCGGGCACGATCCTGATCAACGCGGCGCGGGGCGGGCTCGTCGACGAGGCCGCGCTGGCCGACGCGCTGCGGAGCGGCCATCTGGGCGCGGCCGGGCTCGATGTGTTCGAGACGGAGCCGCTCCCCGCCGACAGTCCGCTGCGGGACCTGCCGCAACTCGTGCTCAGTCCCCACCTCGGGGCTTCGACCTTCGAAGCCCAGCGGCAGGTCTCCCGGCAGATCGCCATCTCCGTGCGCAACGCGCTGATCGAGGACGACTTCAGCGCCGCGCTCAACGCCCCGTTCGAGGCCGAGGACCGTGACGGAGCGGGACCCATCATGTACCTGGGCCGCTGCCTGGGCCGCCTGCTGGCCGGACTCGACGACGCGGCCCCGAGTCGCATCGAGGTCCGCTACGGCGGGCCGCGCGATGGCGTCCTCGGGCCCCTCGCGGCGAGCGTGGCGGTGGGGTTTCTGGAACGCCGGGTCGACCCGCCGCTCAACGTCGTGAACGCGCTTTCGATCGCGGGCGAGCGCGGTCTGGAGATCGTGCGCGTCCGCACGCAGGCCGTGGGGGACTACACGAACTACGTCGAACTCGGCGTGCGGTACGGCCGGCGGGAGACGGAGGTCGTGGGCGGGGCGCTGATGGGTACGCGGATGGAACCGCGGATCGTGCGCGTGGGGACGTTTCGCGTCGACACGCAGCCGCGCGGCACCTGCCTCTTCATCCGCAATCGCGACCGGCCGGGCGTGATCGGCGCCGTGGGCACCGTGCTCGGCGAAGCGAACGCGAATATCGCCGAATACCACCTGGCGCGCCGTCGCGGCGGGGGGCGCTCCCTCGGCGTCGTGCGGATCGACGGAGAAGTTCCTCCCGAAGTGCTGCGCGGCCTGAGCGAACTCGACGGGATCGACGAAGTCCGCCAGATCCACTTCGACTGA